The Streptomyces sp. NBC_00286 nucleotide sequence CGTCTCCCGGTGCCCGCCGTGCGCGGCCGGGTCGATCAGCCAGGCGTGTCCGTCGGCGCCCCACAGCACGTTGCCGTTCCACAGGTCGCCGTGCAGCCGGGCGGGCGGCTCGGCGGGGCCGGCCAGTTCGGGCAGGCGCTCGCAGACGCGCTCGATGACGGTCGCCTCGGGCTGGCGGATGGTGCCGTCGTCGACCGCTCGGCGCAGGTAGGGCAGCACGCGGTGCTCGGCGTACCAGCGTGGCCAGTCGGTGCCGGGGACGTTGCGCATCGGGGCGAGGCCGATGTACGCGTCCTCGGATCCGCCGGGTGGTGGGGCGCCGAACTGGGGCGCGCCCGTGGCGTGCAGCGCGGCCAGGTCGTGGCCGAACCGGAGCGCGGCCTCGGCGCTGGGGCGCCCGGTCGGGACGCGGTCAGTCACGAGCCAGCGCTCGTCGTGGCCGTGCACCGCCGGGATACGGACCGTGCCGGCGTCCGCCAGCCAGTACAGGCCGGCCGCCTCGGCGCGGGCCGCGCCCGGATCATCCGCGCGCTTGACCATCACCAACTGGCCGCCGTTCAGGGTGACTTCGGCCAGGGCGCCGGACAGACGGCGCTCGCTGGTCGCCGGGTGGCCGGTGAGCCGGGCCGCCGCGGCGGCCGGGCTCTCGCCGTCCTCAGCCATCGGTGGGGGCGTCATGCGTCGGCGCGCTCTCGCTCGCGCTCGCGCACGCGGGCGCGGGCGCGGGCGCGCAGTCCGGGCGTCGCGGCCTCGATCGTGGCCATCACGGGGTGCCTCCGGCGGTCGGGCGGGCGGGTTCGTGGAGGGTGCGGGGCACTGGGTTGGTCCGGGCGCCCAGTCGTGGCGCGGCGCCCGGACCTGCTCCCTGGCAGGGTGACAGCGACCCCTTAGTGGGACAACGGCAGGACTGCGGACACCGTCTTTCCTCGGGGTCCGATGCTGACCCGCACATCTGCGGACAGCTCGTGCACCAGGTGCCAACCGAACCCACCCGGTTTGACCGCGTCAGTCCGCCGCGGCTGCGGGGCGGTGGTGCTGGCGTCTTCTACCGACACCGTCACTGTTCCCGGTCCGGCCGTCAGATTGAGTCGGGTCACCCCGCCGGCGTGCCGGACCGCGTTGGTGACCAGTTCCGACACCACGAGCAGCACGGCATCCGTCTCGGCTCCAGCACGTGCGGCTACCGCGGACAAGAATCCGCGCGCCACATTCCTCGCCCGTTCCGCGCTCTGCGGACTTGTCAGTTGGAGGGGTTGGTGGTCTTCCCCTTCTTCCTCGGATGAATGCACGATCACAGGCCTCCGGTGGTGGACGCTGACCTTTTTCTCGCTTGCCCAGAGAAACTTGAGTCATCCCCCGACACGCGAACGCACGTCAGCGCCCGTATCCGTCTGGGTCAACACCCGTACGGAGGAGTGTGCCCAGCAATGCGGCGGGCAGCGGCAGAGGATGAAATCCCTCACCGCCCTGGAACAGGCCATGGAGCGATGGAGCAATGCTCTGTGGACCCTGCTCATCCCGCCCGTCCACAGACAACAGGACCAAACAGAGCTGGTGAGGACACTGCACCAGGAATGCGACGACCGTGCCTTGATTCTGGACCGGCAACGCATCCTGGTGCCCAATGTCTTCGTCATCGAACTGCCGCCGGAGTCGCATCGGCAACTGGCCGACAGCAGAGGCCCGTTGGACAACTACCTGTCGAACCACGTGCGCAGGCACGCCGCGGAGCAGGGCTACTCGTTCGCCGGACCGGTTGCCGTCCGGCTCACCGAGGTGGAGGGGAACAAGGTCGGCCGTTTCCGGGTCCGCAGTTGCATCGCCCCCACCGGCGCCTCCGGCGGTTGTGCGGTTGGGTTCGTTGTCGACTGACGGTTCGTCGTGGCTGGTCGCGCAGCCGTGCGGGGTGCCTCCGGCGGTTGGGCGGGTGCGGCGCCGTCGTGGCTGGTCGCGCAGTTCCCCGCGGGGTGCCTCCGGCAGTTGGGCGGCTGACGGTCCGTCGTGGCTGGTCGCGCAGTTCCCCGCGCCCCTGGGGTACGTGGTGGGTGCGGGGCCGCGGGCCGGTGCGTCAGCCCGTCGCCAACAGGGCATACGACCCCGTACTGACACAGGGCGCAGCAGTGCCCAGACCGAAGCTAAGCGACGGGCATAGGACGCACCGGCCCACGTCCCCTCCCACCGGAGGGAAGGTGCGGGTAGTCGGGGGTCCGGGCTTCCCGCGCGGGCTGGTACGAGGGCGCGAGCTCCTTCCGGGACGCGGGCCCCTTCCGGGGCGCGGGCCATTTCGGGTTCGCTTGCTCTTCCGGGTGCGGGCAGTCGCAGGCTTTTCAGGGGCGCGGGGAACTGCGCGACCAGCCACAACGCACCCGCAGCCGCGACGCGCAGTGTGACCCACCACCCCCTGGCGGGGGCCTGGGGCGCAGCCCCAGCTTCGGGAAGGGGCGGGATTGGGGAATTGCCACCTACGACCGACGCCGAGGCTTCCCACGCCTGCCACCCTTCGCTCCGCCGCCGCTTCCACGGCTTCTGCCGCTCGAGGCGGGCTTCCGGCGGCCGTCCGCCGCTTCGCGGCGCTTGGCCTTCGGCTGCGCGGGAGCCGGCGTACGCCCGCGCGTGCTGTTGACCGTCCGGCCACGGACGATCCCGATGAAGTCCTCAACCAGCTCGGTGGTCGCGTCCTCGGGCCACGCCAGCGCAACGCTCGACTGAGGCGCATCGACCACAGGCCGGAACGTGAGGTCCTTGCGATGGTGCAGACGGGCCAACGACTGTGGGACGACGAGCAGCCCCACCCCCGCCGCCACGAGCTCAATGGCATCCGCCGTCGTGGCAGGCCGCTCAATGGCGGGACGCCCCGGCAACCGCTCCCAGGAGAGCACGTCATCGAGCGGATGGAACACGACGTCGTCGGCAAGATCCCCGACGCTCACCTCATCCGCCGCCGTCACCAGGTGCTCCTTCGGCACCACGACCACCGTCGACTCGGTGTAGAGAGGGATCGCACTGAAGACCGTACGGTCGACCGGAAGCCGCACCACCCCCACATCGGCGCCCCCGCTCCTCAACACATCGGACGCCTCAGCGGCCGGCACATCGACGAGGGTCAGCGGAACATCGGGCAGCCGCTCGCTCCAGATCCGCACCCACTTGGCGGGCGTCACCCCCGGAACGTACGCGAGGCGAAACGAGGGAGATGCTTCCGAGCCAGTCACTCCGCCAGGCTACCGGGCGTGGCCGGACGCCTCGTACGCGGTCGACGGCGGAGCCCGACGGTCCGGTACGCGTCGCGTACGAGGGATGGCGCCGCCCCTGCCCCACCGCCAGGATGCTCCTTCGCGCAGCACGTCCCACCGCACACGGGCCGAGAAGCCGAAGGAGCCTCCCGATGGGTTCACACGCAGCGCCGAACCGCCGTAAGCGCGCCCTGTTGCCGCCCCTCGGTCTCATGCTCCTGGCCGTGCTCCTCGGCGTCCCCCGTGCCGACGGGGCGCCCGCGCCGGCCGACGCCTGCCGCACCACCGGCACCGAACTGCCGCGCGGCGACTGCGGCCCGTTCTGGCAGGTCCTCGCGGAGGACTTCAACGGGGACCGAGTGCCGCTGGGCGCGTTCAGCGACTGCGATCACCATGTCGACACCTCGGCCGCGTACTGCCGGGGCCTGAGCGGTGCGTACCGGGACAACTGGTGGGCGTATCCGACGGGTTGGCCCGACACCGCGCGCGACCGGGGCCGGGAGGTTGTGGGTGTCTACCACCCGGAGGACACCGTGAGCGTAGGTCCCGCGGAGAACGGCGACGGCAGGATGCGTATCCGGATGTGGCGGCCCGCCGACGGAGGTCCGGTGCACGCCGCGGCAGTGGTGCCGCGTGCCGTCATGCAGATGAAGTACGGCAAATACAGCGCCCGTATCAAGGTGACGAAGCTCGCTCCGGGCTACAAGTCCGCCTGGCTGCACTACGGCGGAGGCTGCGAGATGGACCACCCCGAAGGCGAGTGGACCGGCCAGCTCACCGCCTTCCATCACCCCTGCGGTGGGGGCGAGCAGGGCTACTTCCCGGGGGCCGACGACTGGACCGAGTGGCACACCGTCTCGACCGAGTGGACGCCGGGGCATGTGCGGTTCTTCGTGGACGGCCGGCAGACGGGCCACGACACCCGAGGCGTCCCGAACCGCCCCCTGTCCTGGGTGCTCCAGAACGAAAGCGCCCTGCAGGGGCCGGGAGCGGCTCCGGGCAGCAGCGCCCAGCTCGAGGTCACGTGGGTCGCCGCGTACGCGTACGGCTGGAAATGATGCCGACCGGAACCGAGACCCTGCCGGTGGAGACGGCCGATATCTGACGGCCCGTCGGGGAGACCAAGTTAGCCTCGGCGCCATGTCTTTTCGTCGTAGCCATGACACCCTCGCTGCCCTGCCGCGTGATCCGCGCGCCGACGCGTACCCGATGCCGACTGTTCCGCATGGGTGGTACGCCGTTCTCCGCAGCGCCGAGTTACGCCCCGGCCGGGTCGTCAGCCTGCACTACTTCGGGCGTGCCCTCATCGCCTTCCGTGGAGCGGACGGTCAGCCGGCCGTGCGGGACGCGCACTGTCCGCACTACGGGGCGCATCTGGGCGTGGGCGGGAAGGTCGTGGACGGGACGGTGGAGTGCCCGTTCCACGGGTGGCGGTTCGGTGCGGACGGGCGGTGTGTGGAGGCGCCGTTCGCGGTCCGGACGCCGAAGGTGTCCATCGGCGGCTTTCCAGTTCGTGAGCACAGCGGGCTGGTCTTCGTGTACGCCGGGCCTGGCGAGCCGGCGTGGGACGTGCCGGAGATCCCGGAAGCGGCGGACAGGGACTTCGCCAAGCCGATCGACGACACCTGCCGGGCGCGTATCCATGTCCAGGAGATGCGCGAGAACATCGTGGACGAGTCCCACTTCCACTTCATCCACGGCCAGAGCGAACCGCCCGTACAGGACCTGCGGACGGACGGGCCCTTCGCCGAGGTCCGCGGCCGGATCGGGCGGCGCGTACTCGGCTGGGACATCAACAACACCTTCGATGCGTTCATGTACGGACCGGGCGTCATGGTGGTCCGCTCCCACGGGCCCGTCCTCTCGGTCACCGCGGTCGCCCTGACGACGCCCGTCGACGACCGCATGAGCGAGATGCGGATGCTGTACTACCTCCGCAAGCCGGCCCGGCTGCCGTTCCTGGTGCCTCTTCTCAAGCTCGTCTTCCGGGCGGAGGCCCTGGGCGAGGTGCGCGAGGAGGTCCGGATCTGGGATCACAAGATCCACCAGTCGCGCCCGGTCCTGCTGCCCCATGAGAAGGGCATCCGGGCGCTGCGGCGCTGGTACGCCCAGTTCTATCCGTCCGAGGTCCCGGTCGACCAGCTGCACAGTCGGTCTTGACGTGTTAATGACAACGATTGATGGTGATCGCCAGCGCTCCCACCTGACTCAGAGAAGAGAACACCATGCGCAGCACCCGCCACTTGCCTTTACGGATCGCCCCGGCTCTCGGCCTCGTCGCCGCCCTGCTCCTCCCCCTGCTCGGCCTCGGCGCCCCAGCTCATGCCGCCGCCACCGGCTTCCGCATCGAGAACGGCCGGCTGCTGGAGGCGTCAGGGAACGACTTCGTGATGCGGGGGGTCAACCACGCTCACACCTGGTTTCCGGACCGGATCAGCTCGCTCGCGCACATCAAGGCGAAGGGCGCCAACACCGTACGGGTCGTCCTCTCCAGCGGTGACCGGTGGACCCGTAACGACGCCGCCGACGTGGCCAACGTCGTCGGCCAGTGCAAGCAGAACCGGCTCATCTGCGTGCTGGAGGTCCACGACACGACCGGTTACTGGGAACAGAGCGGAAGTGTCTCGCTCTCGCGGGCCGCGGATTATTGGATCAGCGTGCAGAGCGCGCTGAGCGGCCAAGAGGACTACGTCATCGTCAACATCGGCAACGAGCCGCACGGGAACCTCAATTTCCTGAGCTGGACGGCGGACACGAAGGCCGCGATCCAGAAGCTCCGCGGCGCCGGGCTCGACCACACGATCATGGTTGACGCGCCCAACTGGGGCCAGGACTGGGCGTTCACCATGCGCAACAACGCCGCCTCGGTCTTCGCCTCGGACCCGGACGCCAACACGATCTTCTCCGTCCACATGTACGGCGTCTTCGACACCGCCGCGGAGGTCCGCGACTATCTGAACCGCTTCGTCACCGCGAAACTCCCCATCGTGGTGGGCGAGTTCGGCCACAACCACTCGGACGGCAACCCCGACGAGGACGCCATTTTGGCCACCGCCCAGCAGCTCGGGCTCGGCTACCTCGGCTGGTCCTGGAGCGGCAACGGCGGCGGGGTCGAGTACCTGGACATGGTCACGAACTTCGACCCGAACCAGCTCACCAGCTGGGGTCAGCGAATCTTCAACGGCCCGAACGGCATCGCCGCCACCTCCGAGGAGGCCGCCATCTACTCCTCCGCATCATCCTGAACAGGTCCACCTGCTCACTGGCTCGACCGCGCCCTGGGAGGCCGACATCGAACGATCTCTCAGGGAGCGATGTTGTGGTTCAGGCGGAACAGGTTGCCGGGGTCGTAGCGCCGTTTGACGGACCTCAAACGGTCATAGTTCTGCCGGTAGTTGGCTCGCACCCGGTCCTGGTCGTCGGCGTCCATGAAGTTCACGTAGCCGCCCCCCGTCGAATGGGGTTCCAGTGCCGCTGCGAAGGCACGCGCCCAGTCGATGTTCGCCTCGCACTCGGAGCGAGTCGGCAGGGCAGGGCTGAGGGCGGTGGAGAAGTCTGCGTCGCGATAGGCGAACGCGGTCTCCTCGGGTCCCACCCGATGGCAGGCACCGTCGATGGGGAACACGACCGTCGCGCTCTGGATGGTGGGCGTGGTCGCGCCGTACTCGGTGTAGGCGTCGATCGCACCGTCGGGGAGGCCTCTGCTGAAGGAGCCCTTCCAGTAGTGGTAGAGGCCGGCGGGCAGCAGCTCGTCGAAGAGCGTGTTGATGACGGGGTACGGCATCCGCGCGACATGCTGTCCCACGACCGGGCCGAGGCCGGCAAGCCGGGCCAGGATCCGGTCGTCCTCGTCCTCGGGGCCGCTGAAGCACGTGAGAACCCCGCACATCGGCCGACCGTGCCAGCGCTCGGGCAGGAACGGCAGCGGCGGACCGAGCCCGACGACCAGCAGGGCGTTGAACTCCTCGGCGGAATCGGCGATCAGTTCGCGGTAGGCCCGTATCACGTCACCGTCGAGCGGATAAAACGTCGGTCCGCCGAGAATGTCGGCCACCGGGTGCAGCCGGTACTCGAAGGATGCGACGACCCCGAAGTTGCCGCCTCCGCCGCGTACGGCCCACATCAGGTCGGCGTTGTGCTCGTCGGTGCAGGTCAAGAACGATCCATCGGCCGTGACCAGGTCGACGGAGATCAGGTTGTCACAGGCCAGCCCGCACCGCCGGGCCAGATGGCCCATGCCCCCTCCGGTGGTCAGCCCGCCGATTCCCGTGGTGGAGACGACTCCGCCGGTGGTGGCCAGACCGAAGGCGTGCGTGGCGTGGTTGAAATCGGCCCAGGTGCAGCCGCCCTCGGCCCGAGCCGTGCGCCTCTCGGGATCGACCCGGATCCCACGCATGGCGCCGAGGTCGAGTACGACACCTTCGTCGCAGGTGCCGTAGCCGGGGACGCTGTGGCTGCCACCGCGGACGGCCAGGAGCAGTTCGTGGTCCCGGGCGAAGTTCACCGTGGCCCTGATGTCGCCCGCGTCCGCCGCCCGCACGATGATCGCCGGACGCTTGTCGTGCATCGCGTTGTAGACGGTGCGGGCTTCGTCGTAGTCCGGGTCCCCGGGCTCGATGATCTCGCCCCGGATGGCCTCCCTCAGCCGCTCCGTCAGCGTCTCGTCGAGGGCGGGTGTGTAGGTGGTCATGGCCACCACCGGCTTTCCGTGTGCTCGGGAAGGAGTACGGCACCGTTGTAGGCACAGAGCTCGTCTCCGCTCATCGCCCGAACGGCCCATGTCGCCGGGACGGGCATGGCAAGAACAGCCCATGCGGCCGGACGGATGCGGTGCCAGGCCTGGAGGCCTGGCTTGGCCTAGGCGAGGCCGTGGGTGTAGGCGTACGCCGTGGCCGCGGCCCGCGACGGCACATCGAGTTTGGCGAAGATGTTGTTGAGGTGTCGCGCGACGGTGTGCTCGCTGATCATCAATTCGGAGGCGATGGACCGGTTGGTCCGGCCTGCGGCGACAAGGCGCAGCACCTCGGCCTCCCGCTCGGTGAGCCCGCCCGGGAGCTGATCCCGCACTGCGCTGAGCAGGGCTGCCGCCCGCCGCGCATCAGGCTCCGCGCCCAGCCGCTCGAAGGCCGCGTGCGCGGCCTGCAGCTCCAGTCGAGCGCCTTCGTCGTCCCCCGCCGCCCGGTCGGCGGCGGCGAGTGTCATACGGACCTGAGCCGCCTCGTACGGGACACCGAGTTCCTGCCACAGGGACAGTGCCCGCCGCAACAGGCGCTGCGCGCGGTCGAGGTCGTGCTCGGCCAGTGCCACCGCGCCGCTCGCCTGCGCGGAGGTCGCGTGCAGCACGGTCGTTCCTGACTCACGCCGCTGCTGCCACTCGCGCGCGGTCGACGCCAGTTCGCCCGCTGCCGTACGGGCCTCATCCATCTGACGGAGGGCAAGACAGACCTCCACCTGAGCCGCAAGCAGCCGACAGCGCTCGAGGCGGCCGGGTCCGCCGCCGTCCTCCCCGGCGAGGGCGAGCCGCAGGGCGGCGGACGCAGTGGCGGCCTTGCCTTGGGCGAGCCGCAGCAGGGCCAGGCCCGGCTGCGGGTCCCGGCCCAGTTCGTGAGCACGTTCGTACGAGGCCTCGGCCGCGGCCAGGTCGCCGCGCCGCCGCTGGATGCCGCCGGCCAGATAGAACACCTCGGCGGCCATCCGGGCCTCGTACGGCAGCAGCTCCTGGCAGGTCAGTGTCGCCTCGCTCTCCGCGGCCGGCCAGTCGCCTCGCAGTTCGAGCACCTCCACCCGATGGACGCGGCACAGTCCCCGGTAGTTGTTCTCCTCGGGCATCGACGCGCACCAGGCCATCGCTGCGTCGGTCCACTCGACGGCGCGTTCCAGGTCGGCGCAGGCCATGCACTGCTGAAGGCCCAGACAGTAGATCCACCCGGTGAAGAACGGGCTGAGCTCGCCCGCCATCACCGAGCACATGACCTCGTCGAGCAGGTCAAGTCCGCCGGCGATCCGTCCCTGGGCCAGCAGGACACCCGCCTGCGCATCGATGCTCATGGCAAGCAGATCGGCGCTGCCGCAACGCTCCGCGATGTCGGCCATCCGGCGCGCGCAGCTCATGGCCTCGCCGAACGCGCCACGCCGCTGTGCCTCCTCTGCCTCGACCCAGGCGAGATAGCACTGTTCGACACACTCGGGCTCACCGCTCAGATGGCGGCGCGCCCGCTGCAGCCAGCCCGCTGCCGCTGCCGTACGGCCCGCCAGTTGATGCTCGTAGAAGAGCATCCAGGCGCAGTACCCGGCCCGGCGGTCGACTCCCGCCGCGGCATAACCCGAGTAGGCCGCCATCCGTGCCTCGATCGACTCCGGAACCCGGCTGGTCCACCAAGCGGCGTCGGCGAGCGCGGCAAGGTCGTCAGGAGTCAGCCGGTCGTGGTCGAGGTCATGCAAGGCGGCATACGCCTCGGCCCAAGCCTCACGGGCGACCGCGTCCCTCGCCTGCTCGATCTCGTGGCAGAACGCCTGCGGGGCCGCCTGTTCGCTGCCGGTGGTCTCCTCGGACACGGTGCCTCCCTCCTCGCCCAGAGCGAGCCGGACACCACTCACCAGGATAGAAGCGCGCGGTCCGGGCAAGCACGAGAGCGCACAGCTGTCGAAGCCACGTTTCCGCATCAGACGAGGAGGACGAGGGCTCCGTCGCCCGCCGAGATCGCGGCGTATGAGGTTCGGGCCGGAGATGTCGTCCTCGGCCACAGGGAGCAGCCCGGTGACAGCGGCTCTCTTCCGGCGTTGCCGACCCCTTCGACTCACCCGCGCACGTCACGTCCCTCAACGTCGCACGAAGGACAACTGATACGTGCACGACTGTTGTCCAGACCGGTGGGACACAGCTTTCATAGTATGAAAGCGCCCTCGAAAGCGCTTTCGTGCACCACGGATTCCGGCCAGCCCATGCGGGTGACCAGCCGATGAGGGGTGTCCATCGATGAGACCAACACGCCGTCTACAAGGGAGAATCGCCGCAGGAACGCTCACTCTGGCGCTGGCCGCCAGTGGCTGTGGCGGTGATTCCGGTTCCGGAGATTCATCCGATGACTCCATCGTGATCGGTGTCTCCTTACCCCTCACCGGTGA carries:
- a CDS encoding fructosamine kinase family protein, whose translation is MAEDGESPAAAAARLTGHPATSERRLSGALAEVTLNGGQLVMVKRADDPGAARAEAAGLYWLADAGTVRIPAVHGHDERWLVTDRVPTGRPSAEAALRFGHDLAALHATGAPQFGAPPPGGSEDAYIGLAPMRNVPGTDWPRWYAEHRVLPYLRRAVDDGTIRQPEATVIERVCERLPELAGPAEPPARLHGDLWNGNVLWGADGHAWLIDPAAHGGHRETDLAMLHLFGCPHLDRVLGGYQEAAPLADGWPDRIGLHQLFPLLVHAVLFGRGYAEQALAAARSALAK
- a CDS encoding ATP-binding protein — translated: MIVHSSEEEGEDHQPLQLTSPQSAERARNVARGFLSAVAARAGAETDAVLLVVSELVTNAVRHAGGVTRLNLTAGPGTVTVSVEDASTTAPQPRRTDAVKPGGFGWHLVHELSADVRVSIGPRGKTVSAVLPLSH
- a CDS encoding DUF3662 domain-containing protein; translation: MKSLTALEQAMERWSNALWTLLIPPVHRQQDQTELVRTLHQECDDRALILDRQRILVPNVFVIELPPESHRQLADSRGPLDNYLSNHVRRHAAEQGYSFAGPVAVRLTEVEGNKVGRFRVRSCIAPTGASGGCAVGFVVD
- a CDS encoding LysR family substrate-binding domain-containing protein, whose translation is MTGSEASPSFRLAYVPGVTPAKWVRIWSERLPDVPLTLVDVPAAEASDVLRSGGADVGVVRLPVDRTVFSAIPLYTESTVVVVPKEHLVTAADEVSVGDLADDVVFHPLDDVLSWERLPGRPAIERPATTADAIELVAAGVGLLVVPQSLARLHHRKDLTFRPVVDAPQSSVALAWPEDATTELVEDFIGIVRGRTVNSTRGRTPAPAQPKAKRREAADGRRKPASSGRSRGSGGGAKGGRRGKPRRRS
- a CDS encoding glycoside hydrolase family 16 protein, whose protein sequence is MGSHAAPNRRKRALLPPLGLMLLAVLLGVPRADGAPAPADACRTTGTELPRGDCGPFWQVLAEDFNGDRVPLGAFSDCDHHVDTSAAYCRGLSGAYRDNWWAYPTGWPDTARDRGREVVGVYHPEDTVSVGPAENGDGRMRIRMWRPADGGPVHAAAVVPRAVMQMKYGKYSARIKVTKLAPGYKSAWLHYGGGCEMDHPEGEWTGQLTAFHHPCGGGEQGYFPGADDWTEWHTVSTEWTPGHVRFFVDGRQTGHDTRGVPNRPLSWVLQNESALQGPGAAPGSSAQLEVTWVAAYAYGWK
- a CDS encoding Rieske 2Fe-2S domain-containing protein, coding for MSFRRSHDTLAALPRDPRADAYPMPTVPHGWYAVLRSAELRPGRVVSLHYFGRALIAFRGADGQPAVRDAHCPHYGAHLGVGGKVVDGTVECPFHGWRFGADGRCVEAPFAVRTPKVSIGGFPVREHSGLVFVYAGPGEPAWDVPEIPEAADRDFAKPIDDTCRARIHVQEMRENIVDESHFHFIHGQSEPPVQDLRTDGPFAEVRGRIGRRVLGWDINNTFDAFMYGPGVMVVRSHGPVLSVTAVALTTPVDDRMSEMRMLYYLRKPARLPFLVPLLKLVFRAEALGEVREEVRIWDHKIHQSRPVLLPHEKGIRALRRWYAQFYPSEVPVDQLHSRS
- a CDS encoding glycoside hydrolase family 5 protein produces the protein MRSTRHLPLRIAPALGLVAALLLPLLGLGAPAHAAATGFRIENGRLLEASGNDFVMRGVNHAHTWFPDRISSLAHIKAKGANTVRVVLSSGDRWTRNDAADVANVVGQCKQNRLICVLEVHDTTGYWEQSGSVSLSRAADYWISVQSALSGQEDYVIVNIGNEPHGNLNFLSWTADTKAAIQKLRGAGLDHTIMVDAPNWGQDWAFTMRNNAASVFASDPDANTIFSVHMYGVFDTAAEVRDYLNRFVTAKLPIVVGEFGHNHSDGNPDEDAILATAQQLGLGYLGWSWSGNGGGVEYLDMVTNFDPNQLTSWGQRIFNGPNGIAATSEEAAIYSSASS
- a CDS encoding FAD-binding oxidoreductase, giving the protein MTTYTPALDETLTERLREAIRGEIIEPGDPDYDEARTVYNAMHDKRPAIIVRAADAGDIRATVNFARDHELLLAVRGGSHSVPGYGTCDEGVVLDLGAMRGIRVDPERRTARAEGGCTWADFNHATHAFGLATTGGVVSTTGIGGLTTGGGMGHLARRCGLACDNLISVDLVTADGSFLTCTDEHNADLMWAVRGGGGNFGVVASFEYRLHPVADILGGPTFYPLDGDVIRAYRELIADSAEEFNALLVVGLGPPLPFLPERWHGRPMCGVLTCFSGPEDEDDRILARLAGLGPVVGQHVARMPYPVINTLFDELLPAGLYHYWKGSFSRGLPDGAIDAYTEYGATTPTIQSATVVFPIDGACHRVGPEETAFAYRDADFSTALSPALPTRSECEANIDWARAFAAALEPHSTGGGYVNFMDADDQDRVRANYRQNYDRLRSVKRRYDPGNLFRLNHNIAP
- a CDS encoding LuxR C-terminal-related transcriptional regulator, whose product is MSEETTGSEQAAPQAFCHEIEQARDAVAREAWAEAYAALHDLDHDRLTPDDLAALADAAWWTSRVPESIEARMAAYSGYAAAGVDRRAGYCAWMLFYEHQLAGRTAAAAGWLQRARRHLSGEPECVEQCYLAWVEAEEAQRRGAFGEAMSCARRMADIAERCGSADLLAMSIDAQAGVLLAQGRIAGGLDLLDEVMCSVMAGELSPFFTGWIYCLGLQQCMACADLERAVEWTDAAMAWCASMPEENNYRGLCRVHRVEVLELRGDWPAAESEATLTCQELLPYEARMAAEVFYLAGGIQRRRGDLAAAEASYERAHELGRDPQPGLALLRLAQGKAATASAALRLALAGEDGGGPGRLERCRLLAAQVEVCLALRQMDEARTAAGELASTAREWQQRRESGTTVLHATSAQASGAVALAEHDLDRAQRLLRRALSLWQELGVPYEAAQVRMTLAAADRAAGDDEGARLELQAAHAAFERLGAEPDARRAAALLSAVRDQLPGGLTEREAEVLRLVAAGRTNRSIASELMISEHTVARHLNNIFAKLDVPSRAAATAYAYTHGLA